A genomic region of Ictidomys tridecemlineatus isolate mIctTri1 chromosome 10, mIctTri1.hap1, whole genome shotgun sequence contains the following coding sequences:
- the Arl6ip1 gene encoding ADP-ribosylation factor-like protein 6-interacting protein 1 isoform X2 — protein MAEGDNRSTNLLAAETANLEEQLQGWGEMMLMADKILRWERAWFPPAIMGVVSLVFLTTEQQQRFHEICSNLVKTRRRAVGWWKRLFTLKEEKPKMYFMTMIISLAAVAWIGQQVHNLFLTYLIVTFLLLLPGLNQHGIISKYIGMAKREINKLLKQKEKKNE, from the exons ATGGCGGAGGGAGATAATCGCAGCACCAACCTGCTG GCTGCAGAGACTGCGAATCTGGAAGAGCAGCTGCAAGGATGGGGAGAAATGATGCTGATGGCGGATAAAATTCTCCGATGGGAGAGAGCCTGGTTCCCACCTGCCATCATGGGTGTGGTTTCCTTGGTGTTCCT gaccactgaacaacaacaaagattCCATGAAATTTGCAGCAATCTAGTGAAGACCCGACGCAGAGCTGTGGGCTGGTGGAAGCGCCTCTttacattaaaagaagaaaagcctaaaatg TACTTCATGACCATGATCATTTCTCTTGCTGCGGTTGCTTGGATTGGACAGCAAGTCCACAATCTATTTCTCACCTACCTAATAG tgaCTTTCTTATTGTTGCTTCCTGGACTAAACCAACATGGAATCATTTCGAAGTACATTGGAATGGCCAAAAGGGAGATAAACAAGCTtctcaaacaaaaagaaaagaaaaatgaataa
- the Arl6ip1 gene encoding ADP-ribosylation factor-like protein 6-interacting protein 1 isoform X1 — MAEGDNRSTNLLAAETANLEEQLQGWGEMMLMADKILRWERAWFPPAIMGVVSLVFLIIYYLDPSVLSGVSCFVMYLCLADYLVPILAPRIFGSNKWTTEQQQRFHEICSNLVKTRRRAVGWWKRLFTLKEEKPKMYFMTMIISLAAVAWIGQQVHNLFLTYLIVTFLLLLPGLNQHGIISKYIGMAKREINKLLKQKEKKNE; from the exons ATGGCGGAGGGAGATAATCGCAGCACCAACCTGCTG GCTGCAGAGACTGCGAATCTGGAAGAGCAGCTGCAAGGATGGGGAGAAATGATGCTGATGGCGGATAAAATTCTCCGATGGGAGAGAGCCTGGTTCCCACCTGCCATCATGGGTGTGGTTTCCTTGGTGTTCCT GATTATCTATTATCTAGATCCATCTGTTCTCTCCGGTGTTTCCTGTTTTGTTATGTATTTGTGCTTGGCTGACTACCTTGTTCCCATTCTAGCACCTAGAATTTTTGGCTCCAATAAATG gaccactgaacaacaacaaagattCCATGAAATTTGCAGCAATCTAGTGAAGACCCGACGCAGAGCTGTGGGCTGGTGGAAGCGCCTCTttacattaaaagaagaaaagcctaaaatg TACTTCATGACCATGATCATTTCTCTTGCTGCGGTTGCTTGGATTGGACAGCAAGTCCACAATCTATTTCTCACCTACCTAATAG tgaCTTTCTTATTGTTGCTTCCTGGACTAAACCAACATGGAATCATTTCGAAGTACATTGGAATGGCCAAAAGGGAGATAAACAAGCTtctcaaacaaaaagaaaagaaaaatgaataa